CCTGCATGCAGTACCTCTCACCGGGCTCGGGCCAGCCGCGGGAGCTGGTCGAGCTGGTCGCTTCGGCGCGCCAGGGGGACTCCGGTGGACCGATCCTCGATGCCTCCGGCCGTCTGGCGGGCGTCCTCTTCGGTGAGAACGACGGCCGCACCGTCGGCAGTGCCGTGACGCGCGTCCGGGCGATCCTGGCGAGCGTCGGTTCGGCGGGGGCCAGCCCGATGCCCACTCCCTTCGGCCCGCCGCTGCCGGGGCCGGTACCCCCGCTTCCCGCGGCGAATCCGGCCGGTTTGGCCTCCGCGCCCGCTGCCGCCGGTCCTGCCTGGGCCGAAGCCGATCCGGGGCCGCTCCCCGAGTCGGTCGCCGTCGCCAGCGCTGCCACCGACGAGACCGTCGCACCGCCGACGGTCGCGGCGGACGGCGTTCCGATGGAGACGGTGTCGCCGCGTCTTCCCGACGTCGGCGCGCTTGTCGACAAGTTGCGCACGCCGGAAGGCCGCGAGGCAGCGGTGCAGGCCGCCGGCGGCATCGCACTGTCGCTGCTCGGCCTCCGCGCGGTGTTTCGGCGCCGGCGGCGTCCGTGAGCGACGCAGCCCCACGCGGCCGCCCCGACGCCCGACGCGCGGGGGCGTTCAGCGTTTTTTCGGGATCTTTTCGACGGTCGCCTTGCGGATCGTCACCGGTGTCAGCGGCCGATCCTGGGCTCCGGTGCGCACCTCGCCGATCTTCTTGACGACCGCGAGGCTGGCGTCGTCGGCCGTCTTGCCGAAGGCCGTGTACTGCCCGTCGAGGTGCGGGACGCGCTCGAGGCAGATGAAGAACTGGCTGCCCGCGGTGTTCGGCTCACTCGTCCGGGCCATCGACAGCACACCCGGCTCGTGACGCGTGGAGTTGAACTCGGCGGGGATCTTGTAGCCCGGCCCGCCGGTGCCCGTGCCTTCCGGGCAGCCCCCCTGGATCATGAACCCCTTGATGATCCGGTGAAACGTCACGCCGTCGTAAAACCCGTTTTCCGCCAGCGCGACGAGATTGCGCACGTGCCCTGGGGCCGACTTCGCGTCGAGCGTGAGCCGGATCGGCCCTTCGCTCGTGTCGAGGAGCACCGCGTAGTCGAAG
The Planctomycetota bacterium genome window above contains:
- a CDS encoding peptidylprolyl isomerase; its protein translation is MPQPKPSAAVLQKAAKDLDLDSFDYAVLLDTSEGPIRLTLDAKSAPGHVRNLVALAENGFYDGVTFHRIIKGFMIQGGCPEGTGTGGPGYKIPAEFNSTRHEPGVLSMARTSEPNTAGSQFFICLERVPHLDGQYTAFGKTADDASLAVVKKIGEVRTGAQDRPLTPVTIRKATVEKIPKKR
- a CDS encoding trypsin-like peptidase domain-containing protein — translated: MTPPSRCRGDRPVRHAAHLASVVAAGLWLAVAAPAAAQWWPWWPQQRGPAPFEPEVFADYLASGQAPHPAVVRIVAAERGATSLGSGVLVDVDATRGLIVTNHHVVRDTRSAVLVQFPDGFQSAGTVLREDPTWDLAVIVVWRPLASPVILADAPPAIGAPLTIAGWGRGTFRAQSGPCMQYLSPGSGQPRELVELVASARQGDSGGPILDASGRLAGVLFGENDGRTVGSAVTRVRAILASVGSAGASPMPTPFGPPLPGPVPPLPAANPAGLASAPAAAGPAWAEADPGPLPESVAVASAATDETVAPPTVAADGVPMETVSPRLPDVGALVDKLRTPEGREAAVQAAGGIALSLLGLRAVFRRRRRP